In the Treponema maltophilum ATCC 51939 genome, CCGAACATCACGGTTTCATATTCATCGGGATTGGTTTCCGGACTTAGAGCAAAAAGTTTTAATTCATCACAAAGCCATTGCATTAAGTCACCGAATACTTTTTCACGCGGGCAAATATCGGCAGAAACTTGTGCATATTTTACGCTATCCGTAGTGGTTGCAGGACCGGGATTAAGTAAAACTTCACGGCGTACCGCACGCAGCTTCTCGTTTTCAACAATATGAGGATAAATATTTTTTACAGCCATCTCTAAATGGTCTTCGTTATCTATTTCGCGCCAAACAAAATATTCTATTCTTTTTATTGCGACAGGTACCGTTTTCGCCGCTTCCAAAAGAGCATGTTCATATTCCATCTTAGGTAAATCGCTGTGATGTGTTTTTGCATAAGCACACATCTTATCCAATGTGCTCTTGGTTAATTTTGTAATACCGACAAGTTCCCCGAAAATATTTTTTAAAGCATCCTTGTTTTTGGAAAGACCTGTAAGACAATTCTTTTCATCAGCTTCAAGATAAACCTCATCACCGGATTTGGTAGCACCGCTTGCCAATATTAGATTTTTACGCTCATCGTTTATAAGAGAAAATAAACCGGCTGAATCATAAATAAGGTCGGATTCTAAAAGTAAAAAAGACTCGTTCACAAAGGAAGCACAAACTTCAAGGGTACCCATGCTGCCGGTATTTGCATAGTTTTCATTCTTTACCGTGATAATTGCAGGATATTCTTTTGCGAGGTTATCATAGTACTCATTGCAATGTCCCGTTCCGATTACGATTTTTTCAATTCCGTGAGCAAGGAGCTTTTGTACGGATTGTTCAACAATTGCAGTGCCGCCTATTTCCAAAAAACCTTTCGGCATAGTTTTGGTTTTATCTTCTAAGCGCGAACCTAAACCGCCCGCCAAAATTACAGCTTGCTTAATCATTTTTTCTCCTCCAAAAATTCCATAAAGGCTCTTTTGTTTTCTATAGGGGATGATTTAGGTCTTCCTAGATCCGCTCTTGCCCCCTTTGATACCAACACTTCGATAAGAAAAGATCCTTCAGCTGAAGATAAATATTCTAGCTGAGTTTCAAGTTCTTCAATAGTTTTAACCGATACAACCTTATCATAACCGCAGGCTTGAGCAACAGCACATAGATTTATTTTCCTTCCTACAGTAGGCTGTCCGCCGACGGAATCGTGGGCACCGTTATTTAAAACAATGTGTACCATGTTTTTCGGCTTTTGAGTCCCTATTGTTGTCAAGCCCCCTAAGTGCATAATTGCGGCACCGTCACCGTCAATGCAAAAAATTTTCCGTGCTGGCTTACTTAAAGCGATGCTGAGGGCAATTTGTGAAGCATGTCCCATAGAGCCCACAGTTAAAAAATCCTTGGCATGACCTTGTCCGTGCTTATCGCGCAGTTCATATAACTCCCGCGATGCCATTCCCGTGGTCGAAACAAAACAAGCATTTGAAGGAGCATTCAATATTATTTTTTCGATTGCTTCCTCACGGCTCATCTCGGCAGGGACAGTCTCATTTGTTTTTAACTTATAAGAATCAAAAATTCCTTTGCGCACAACAATTGCATAAGGAGAACTTGAAGCTTTTATATGAGAGTAGGCCTTTTCAAGCTGAACTTTTGCCTCGGTTTCTTTATCCGAAAGAATACAATAAGGGATTTCCATTGCATCAAGAAGTGAACAGGTAACCCTGCCTTGCTTTATATGTTGAGGTTCGTCATGTACTCCCGGTTCTCCGCGCCAACCTATCACAAGCAGTATCGGGACTGAATACACCTGTTTGTCCGCAAGCGAAAGCAAAGGATTGACCGTATTTCCCAAGCCGGAATTCTGCATATAAACAAGAGGAACCCTTCCTGTTGCAAAATAATATCCTGCGGCAAGTCCTACGGCACAACCTTCATTTGCTGCGATAATATGATTTTTACCTTCTACATTATCGGTAATATAAGCACAAAAGCTTTTTAAAAGGGAATCGGGAACACCGGTAAAAAAGCCTGTTCCGTTTTCTTTTAACAACTCATAAAAAAACTGAGGTCTTATCATTTATTTAGTTCCCGGAATAAGTTCCAAAATTTGTTTAATCGAAAGGCACATGTCATTGACTTCCAGTGAACGCTCGGCCTCTAAAATTGTCTGAGCCGCTTTAAGCATTGCAGGATATGAAGCTCGCAGCATGTGATTGGCATAGAT is a window encoding:
- the aepY gene encoding phosphonopyruvate decarboxylase, with translation MIRPQFFYELLKENGTGFFTGVPDSLLKSFCAYITDNVEGKNHIIAANEGCAVGLAAGYYFATGRVPLVYMQNSGLGNTVNPLLSLADKQVYSVPILLVIGWRGEPGVHDEPQHIKQGRVTCSLLDAMEIPYCILSDKETEAKVQLEKAYSHIKASSSPYAIVVRKGIFDSYKLKTNETVPAEMSREEAIEKIILNAPSNACFVSTTGMASRELYELRDKHGQGHAKDFLTVGSMGHASQIALSIALSKPARKIFCIDGDGAAIMHLGGLTTIGTQKPKNMVHIVLNNGAHDSVGGQPTVGRKINLCAVAQACGYDKVVSVKTIEELETQLEYLSSAEGSFLIEVLVSKGARADLGRPKSSPIENKRAFMEFLEEKK
- a CDS encoding 2-aminoethylphosphonate aminotransferase yields the protein MIKQAVILAGGLGSRLEDKTKTMPKGFLEIGGTAIVEQSVQKLLAHGIEKIVIGTGHCNEYYDNLAKEYPAIITVKNENYANTGSMGTLEVCASFVNESFLLLESDLIYDSAGLFSLINDERKNLILASGATKSGDEVYLEADEKNCLTGLSKNKDALKNIFGELVGITKLTKSTLDKMCAYAKTHHSDLPKMEYEHALLEAAKTVPVAIKRIEYFVWREIDNEDHLEMAVKNIYPHIVENEKLRAVRREVLLNPGPATTTDSVKYAQVSADICPREKVFGDLMQWLCDELKLFALSPETNPDEYETVMFGCSGTGADEVMVSSCVPDTGRLLVIDNGSYGARMAKIAHIYKIPMDIFKSSTYEPLDLQKLEAEFATKKYTHLACVYHETTTGLLNPLHIICPMAKKYGMVTIVDAVSAYCGMPMDLKSLGIDFMASTSNKNIQGMAGVGFVICNKAELEKIKDYPMRNYYLNLYDQYAYFAKTHQTRFTPPVQTMYALRQAVLETKQETVQRRYERYTACWNILVAAVKKLGLKMLVKEEHQSHFITAILEPETPKYSFEALHDFAAEHSFTIYPGKLGNIDTFRIANIGDIQPEEMRRFTVKLEEYMKGIGIII